CTCCGCCGTGAGCCGCCACACCGGAGACTACCACTGCGCCGCCCACTTGACGAGACTCCCCAGCATGAAGAAATCCCGTCAGGGCGCGCCACCACCGCCGGCGCCGACGGTGGCCAGGGATCAGGGGGAGGAGGGGTGCTCGGGGCGGCTAGGTTTCTCCTCCGGAGCCGCCCGCGCGAGCCACGAGGGAGGGAAAGGGGATGAAGGATCTTTCCCATCACTATCACACGTACATCAACCGTGTTTGAAAAACAAACTCAATAAAAGACCGTGTTtgtaaaagaaaagaaaaaagagtcTCCCGCAACAACAGTATTCTAATTTCTGACCAACCCGGCGAGACCTTACCACTAGCGCCCACCGTGTCTCCGCCGTCGCGGCCGACCGGCCGAACGTATATTCCCGTCGCCGTTCTCCCCCGAGACTGCCGTCAAGCCGGTCAGAGCCGCTGTACTGCCACCACCGCTAGTTTCTGACCTGACCCCGGCCGCTTCCGCCCGCGGCATGCGAGGGGAGAGGAAACACATGGGGAGCAGTATGGGGCacgcgacgacgacgacgccgaGGATTCCGAGGAATGGCGCGTTAATAAGTTGCTTCTCATGAGTCACGATCCCAAGAGCCCAACTCAActgctccctcctcttcctctcctcgtGTGATCAAGCTGCGAGCCTGTGCTGTGCGTTGCGTGCTGTGCCAATGGTGGTCATGAGCGAGCTCGTCGGCACCATCGGGACGGGGCCGGGCTGCTCGTGGTCGGACCTACCGGGCGACCTCCTCGAGTCCGTCCTCGCTCGCCTCCCCGTGCCGGACCGCTTCCGCTTCCCCGCCGTATGCACCGCGTGGTGGTCGGCCGCCAGCGCCTTGCAGCCCCGTGCCGTGCCTGTGCCGTCCCCGTGGCTCATGCTCCCCTTCGACCCGACCGCGCGCCGGCGGCGCGGTGGTGGCACGTCCTCGGAGGAGGCGCGGTTCTTGAGCCTCTCCGACGGCAGGGCGTACGCTGTCCCGCAGCCGGCCCCGGCTATATCAGACCGCCTCTGCGTGGGATCGTCGCCCGCCGGGTGGCTCGTCACCGCCGACGCCGCCTCCGAGCTGCACCTCCTCAACCCGCTCACCGGGGCGCAGGTTCCGCTCCCGCCGCCCGACACGCTCCCCTTCGTCCACGCCAGCCGCGACGCGGACGGCCGCGTCGTGAGCTACAGCCTCCGGTGCTGCTTCGCCGACGATGAAGGCGACGAGGCTGCGACTGTGCTCGTCCCGCCGGAGTCCTTTGCGCCGGACAGGCTCCGGTACGAGCTCTACGAGAAGGCCATACTCGTGTCCGCGCCGCGGGAGGGGCATACCGCCGCGCCGGGATCGGGCGGCTACGCCGTCATGCTCATCTGCCAGCCTCTGTCCCGCATCGCCATCGCCCGAGCCGGCGACACGACGTGGACGCTGCTCGACACGCCCTCGCGCCGCTGGGCGGACGCCGTGCGTGCGTCCTCCACGGCTAGCGCCGGCGAGCGGCAACTGGTGTACGCGATGGACTCCGCGGGGCGCGTTGAGGCATGGGACGTGGACGTCACGGCGGACACGACGCCGACCCGGAAGGCCATCGCGCCGCCGTGCTGCTGCTGCTCGGGGCGCGCGTGCTCCATGTCGGCGGCGTGCAGTAGATACCTCGTGGAGCTCTCGCCAGGGCGCCTACTCCAGGTCCACCGGCTCAGGGACGCAGCGCACGCGCAGTACACGTGGGAGCCCCGGCCGGAGCACGTCGGGTACACGACCGTCGCGGCCGAGTTCTTCGAGCTGATCGGTGGTCGGTGGGCGCCGGTGGACAGCACGAACGGCCGCGCTGGCATCCTGG
This sequence is a window from Aegilops tauschii subsp. strangulata cultivar AL8/78 chromosome 7, Aet v6.0, whole genome shotgun sequence. Protein-coding genes within it:
- the LOC109741748 gene encoding uncharacterized protein, producing MVVMSELVGTIGTGPGCSWSDLPGDLLESVLARLPVPDRFRFPAVCTAWWSAASALQPRAVPVPSPWLMLPFDPTARRRRGGGTSSEEARFLSLSDGRAYAVPQPAPAISDRLCVGSSPAGWLVTADAASELHLLNPLTGAQVPLPPPDTLPFVHASRDADGRVVSYSLRCCFADDEGDEAATVLVPPESFAPDRLRYELYEKAILVSAPREGHTAAPGSGGYAVMLICQPLSRIAIARAGDTTWTLLDTPSRRWADAVRASSTASAGERQLVYAMDSAGRVEAWDVDVTADTTPTRKAIAPPCCCCSGRACSMSAACSRYLVELSPGRLLQVHRLRDAAHAQYTWEPRPEHVGYTTVAAEFFELIGGRWAPVDSTNGRAGILAGRALFLGKNASLCVPVDDCPELRGNCVYFTDDGPWSHDRCREVAPDVGVLDLADGSYRSPRGAARDLLWKWPPPVWVFPSCAVN